Proteins encoded in a region of the Rhodococcus sp. SBT000017 genome:
- a CDS encoding DNA polymerase III subunit gamma and tau produces the protein MALYRKYRPATFAEVVGQEHVTEPISVALDSNRINHAYLFSGPRGCGKTSSARILARSLNCAEGPTSTPCGVCNSCVALAPGGPGNFDVVEMDAASHGGVDDARDLRDKAVYAPAESRYVIFIIDEAHMVTPAGFNALLKVVEEPPEHLVFIFATTEPEKVLPTIRSRTHHYPFRLLAPSTMRVLLEKICGQEQVPVEDAVYPLVIRAGGGSPRDSLSVMDQLLAGAGPEGVTYPRALSLLGVTDVALIDEAVDALAAGDGGALFGTVDKVMDAGHDPRRFAIDLLDRMRDLILMKAVPDAGERGLVDVPGDVLERLRDEADLLGSATLTRYAEIVHSGLGEMRGATAPRLLLEVMCARMLLPSASDAESAVLQRLERVERRLDVTLPAGEQAAVAQAAADPTRPQLQPTEEPAPSGPAPVSKFQRPSQRPPATEPAPAAPAAPVAPAPAASIPTPAPEPARPEPTPTPEPTPTPEPTPEPEPAPTPEPAPTPEPAPTPAPAPEPAPQPEAVPEVVPAQRDSVPAASVAHEDFPPEPEDDYGPEPDPVFESEPEPMAAPAAASSEPDAAAVRAVWSEVRTKVRDRSRTVEVMLSGASVRTVENGTITLGHDSAPLAKRLEEPRNADVIRDALRDVFGVEWSVVCLVGAAAPPEQSSAKKDEPAAKPASLPKFSRPSQAGAPRPTSDGFGSAGDGSSTGIGADDIPIPEAPDYPDEPEPIGPPPPETPEDEEELLKAAAEPADPTVRRDPETVAMELLVSELGAVPLKET, from the coding sequence GTGGCCCTCTACCGGAAGTACCGTCCTGCGACGTTCGCCGAGGTCGTCGGTCAGGAGCACGTCACCGAGCCGATCAGCGTGGCGTTGGACAGCAACAGAATCAACCACGCCTACCTCTTCTCCGGGCCGCGCGGCTGCGGAAAGACCTCCTCGGCGCGCATCCTCGCCCGATCGCTGAACTGCGCCGAAGGTCCGACATCGACGCCCTGCGGCGTCTGCAACTCCTGCGTCGCCCTCGCCCCAGGCGGACCCGGCAACTTCGACGTCGTCGAGATGGACGCGGCCAGCCACGGTGGCGTCGACGATGCGCGAGATCTGCGAGACAAGGCCGTGTACGCCCCGGCCGAATCGCGCTACGTCATCTTCATCATCGACGAGGCACACATGGTGACCCCGGCAGGCTTCAACGCGCTGCTCAAGGTCGTCGAGGAACCGCCCGAGCACCTCGTCTTCATCTTCGCGACCACCGAGCCCGAGAAGGTGCTCCCCACCATCCGCTCGCGTACCCACCACTACCCGTTCCGGCTGCTCGCGCCGTCGACGATGCGCGTTCTGCTGGAGAAGATCTGCGGCCAGGAACAGGTCCCGGTCGAGGACGCGGTCTACCCGTTGGTCATCCGCGCAGGCGGCGGTTCACCCCGTGACTCGCTCAGCGTCATGGATCAGCTCCTGGCCGGAGCCGGGCCCGAAGGCGTCACGTACCCGCGCGCACTCTCGCTCCTCGGCGTCACCGACGTCGCACTGATCGACGAAGCCGTCGACGCATTGGCCGCGGGCGACGGAGGCGCACTGTTCGGCACCGTCGACAAGGTGATGGACGCGGGCCACGACCCACGCCGCTTCGCCATCGACCTCCTCGATCGCATGCGAGACCTGATCCTGATGAAGGCCGTGCCCGACGCCGGAGAACGCGGTCTGGTCGACGTGCCGGGCGACGTGCTCGAGCGACTGCGTGACGAAGCCGATCTGCTCGGCTCTGCGACGCTCACTCGCTACGCCGAGATCGTGCACTCGGGACTCGGCGAGATGCGCGGTGCCACGGCCCCGCGTCTGCTGCTCGAAGTGATGTGCGCCCGCATGCTGCTGCCCTCTGCCTCCGACGCGGAATCGGCGGTGCTGCAACGACTCGAACGCGTCGAACGCCGCTTGGACGTCACCCTTCCGGCAGGCGAGCAAGCAGCCGTCGCCCAGGCAGCCGCGGATCCGACGCGACCGCAGCTGCAACCCACCGAAGAGCCCGCACCCTCGGGTCCGGCACCGGTGAGCAAGTTCCAGCGACCGTCGCAACGCCCACCCGCCACCGAGCCGGCCCCCGCCGCACCAGCTGCGCCCGTAGCGCCCGCACCCGCTGCCTCGATTCCCACACCGGCACCTGAGCCTGCACGGCCCGAGCCGACTCCGACACCCGAGCCGACTCCGACACCCGAGCCGACGCCGGAACCCGAGCCCGCTCCGACGCCCGAGCCCGCTCCGACGCCCGAGCCCGCTCCCACGCCCGCACCCGCACCCGAGCCGGCCCCGCAACCCGAAGCTGTGCCGGAAGTCGTTCCCGCACAACGAGACTCGGTCCCCGCTGCCTCGGTGGCACACGAGGATTTTCCGCCGGAGCCCGAGGACGATTACGGCCCCGAGCCGGATCCGGTGTTCGAGTCGGAACCGGAACCCATGGCGGCCCCCGCCGCCGCGTCGAGCGAGCCCGACGCAGCCGCGGTTCGAGCGGTGTGGTCCGAGGTGCGCACGAAGGTACGAGACCGGAGCCGCACCGTCGAGGTCATGCTCTCCGGTGCCTCGGTGCGCACTGTCGAGAACGGCACCATCACGCTCGGCCACGACTCGGCACCGTTGGCCAAACGGCTGGAGGAACCCCGCAACGCCGACGTCATTCGCGACGCTCTGCGTGACGTCTTCGGCGTCGAATGGTCGGTGGTATGCCTGGTCGGTGCGGCGGCACCACCGGAACAGTCATCAGCAAAAAAAGATGAACCGGCAGCGAAACCCGCGTCGCTGCCGAAGTTCTCGAGGCCGAGCCAGGCAGGGGCTCCCCGTCCCACGTCGGACGGGTTCGGATCAGCGGGCGACGGATCCTCGACCGGCATCGGGGCGGACGACATTCCGATACCCGAAGCGCCGGACTATCCCGACGAGCCCGAGCCGATAGGCCCACCGCCGCCGGAGACCCCGGAGGATGAGGAAGAGCTGCTCAAGGCCGCAGCCGAGCCTGCCGATCCGACGGTTCGCCGCGACCCGGAGACCGTCGCGATGGAGCTGTTGGTCAGCGAACTGGGAGCGGTACCGCTCAAAGAGACCTGA